Proteins from a single region of Mumia flava:
- a CDS encoding ferredoxin reductase, protein MARRGPIRALLASRYVHALTTPHSVDHYLDRVHPMLSVHQVRAVVEEVRPETDAASTVVMRPNDTWRGARAGQHVQFGVEVDGTRRIRCFSVVDSESDTRDRITVSVKVHPEGYVSQHLKEGLRPGTIVHLSQAEGDFVLDDHVPDHLTLISGGSGITPVMAMLRTLRDRGHDRPVTFVHYARSRADEMFSDELDAIARDCTWARVERIYTRDPDPTAAVEGRFTPDHLDAFAIDAARHPTYVCGPAGLIDVVGETYDKLGGDLRREWFKVPTVDLDAEDATGTVTFEASGRATDNDGRTLLEQAEGSGLAPEFGCRMGICNTCSTRKVHGAVRNVITGEVRADTDEKIKICVNAPVGDVCLDL, encoded by the coding sequence ATGGCACGGCGAGGACCGATCAGGGCGCTCCTGGCCTCCAGGTACGTCCATGCGCTCACCACCCCGCACAGCGTCGACCACTACCTCGACCGCGTCCACCCGATGCTCTCGGTGCACCAGGTCCGCGCCGTCGTCGAGGAGGTCCGGCCCGAGACCGACGCGGCGAGCACGGTCGTGATGCGACCCAACGACACCTGGCGCGGTGCCCGGGCCGGCCAGCACGTGCAGTTCGGGGTCGAGGTCGACGGCACGCGGCGGATCCGCTGCTTCTCGGTCGTCGACTCCGAGTCCGACACCCGCGACCGGATCACCGTGAGCGTGAAGGTCCACCCCGAGGGATACGTCTCGCAGCACCTCAAGGAGGGCCTGCGCCCGGGGACGATCGTGCACCTCTCGCAGGCCGAGGGCGACTTCGTCCTCGACGACCACGTGCCCGACCACCTCACGCTGATCAGCGGCGGCTCCGGGATCACCCCGGTGATGGCGATGCTGCGGACCCTGCGCGACCGCGGGCACGACCGCCCCGTGACGTTCGTGCACTACGCGCGCAGCCGCGCCGACGAGATGTTCTCCGACGAGCTCGACGCGATCGCGCGCGACTGCACCTGGGCCCGGGTCGAGCGGATCTACACCCGGGACCCGGACCCGACCGCGGCGGTCGAGGGCCGTTTCACCCCCGACCACCTCGACGCGTTCGCGATCGACGCCGCACGGCACCCGACGTACGTCTGCGGTCCCGCCGGGCTGATCGACGTCGTCGGCGAGACGTACGACAAGCTCGGCGGCGACCTGCGGCGCGAGTGGTTCAAGGTCCCCACGGTCGACCTGGATGCCGAGGACGCGACCGGGACCGTCACGTTCGAGGCGTCCGGTCGCGCGACGGACAACGACGGACGCACCCTGCTCGAGCAGGCCGAAGGGTCCGGTCTCGCGCCGGAGTTCGGCTGCCGGATGGGGATCTGCAACACCTGCTCGACCCGCAAGGTGCACGGCGCCGTGCGCAACGTCATCACCGGCGAGGTCCGCGCCGACACGGACGAGAAGATCAAGATCTGCGTCAACGCCCCGGTCGGCGACGTCTGCCTCGACCTCTGA
- a CDS encoding MmgE/PrpD family protein, with product MRSAVDTLAARLRSLGPDRAPTVHDRLPIVLTDLLGVTVAAVRTPEIGALLDAWPMPAGRCGVIGTSRTTTPETAALLSATAACSQELDEGNKYAAGHPAAHVVFAAVAAAQQADGSVSGARFLSAVGAGYEVAARFGRAVRRGAPWHTHGHWGATGAACAAALIGGGDVDEVAAAVDASTGLMTVAPWATVLAGDVTRNLWMGQANVAGLSAAHLAHAGLVTNRGGAYGALSLVGDVDPASLTADLGTRWLAAEGYVKQHAACSYTHAAVDLVLALRASGSWSVEDVVAVRVGTHSLAAPLFQRGADSRLAAMFSLPFVVATALVSGAVDPTTMEPGTPAFARARTVSERVDVRVVDALDGYLPDRRVTEVEIELADGTTVGLAQPDPIGDTAHFPFSADDVVAKVARLLGDSAGDRRAAAGLYEGVRALADADDVVAALEALPLVRA from the coding sequence ATGCGTTCCGCAGTCGACACGTTGGCCGCCCGGCTCCGCTCGCTCGGACCGGACCGCGCCCCGACGGTCCACGACCGACTGCCGATCGTGCTCACCGACCTGCTCGGCGTCACCGTCGCCGCGGTCCGCACCCCCGAGATCGGCGCGCTCCTCGACGCGTGGCCGATGCCCGCCGGGCGCTGCGGCGTGATCGGCACGTCCCGGACGACGACGCCCGAGACCGCGGCGCTCCTCTCCGCGACCGCGGCCTGCTCGCAGGAGCTCGACGAGGGCAACAAGTACGCCGCCGGCCACCCGGCCGCCCACGTGGTCTTCGCGGCCGTCGCCGCCGCGCAGCAGGCCGACGGATCCGTCTCGGGTGCGCGCTTCCTGTCGGCGGTCGGCGCCGGGTACGAGGTCGCGGCGCGGTTCGGACGAGCCGTGCGGCGGGGCGCGCCGTGGCACACCCACGGGCACTGGGGAGCGACCGGGGCCGCCTGCGCAGCGGCGCTGATCGGGGGCGGGGACGTCGACGAGGTCGCGGCCGCCGTCGACGCGTCCACGGGCCTGATGACGGTGGCGCCGTGGGCGACCGTGCTGGCCGGCGACGTCACCCGCAACCTCTGGATGGGCCAGGCGAACGTCGCCGGCCTCTCGGCCGCCCACCTCGCCCACGCGGGTCTCGTGACCAACCGCGGCGGGGCGTACGGCGCGCTGAGCCTCGTCGGGGACGTCGACCCGGCCTCGCTGACGGCGGACCTCGGGACGCGCTGGCTCGCTGCCGAGGGCTACGTGAAGCAGCACGCCGCCTGCTCGTACACCCACGCGGCCGTCGACCTCGTGCTGGCGCTGCGCGCGAGCGGTTCGTGGAGCGTCGAGGACGTCGTCGCCGTCCGCGTCGGCACGCACTCGCTCGCCGCCCCGCTGTTCCAGCGGGGCGCCGACAGCCGGCTCGCCGCGATGTTCTCGCTGCCGTTCGTCGTCGCGACGGCGCTGGTGAGCGGCGCCGTCGACCCGACGACGATGGAGCCCGGCACGCCGGCGTTCGCCCGCGCCCGGACGGTGAGCGAGCGGGTCGACGTCCGCGTGGTCGACGCGCTCGACGGCTACCTCCCCGACCGGCGGGTGACCGAGGTCGAGATCGAGCTGGCCGACGGGACCACCGTCGGCCTGGCTCAGCCGGACCCGATCGGCGACACGGCGCACTTCCCGTTCTCGGCCGACGACGTGGTCGCGAAGGTCGCACGCCTGCTCGGCGACTCCGCCGGGGACCGGCGCGCCGCCGCCGGCCTGTACGAGGGTGTCCGGGCGCTCGCCGACGCCGACGACGTCGTCGCGGCCCTGGAGGCCCTGCCGCTCGTGCGGGCGTAG
- a CDS encoding CaiB/BaiF CoA transferase family protein, with translation MSLVPDPMPLDGLRVVDASTILAGPLCCQILGDYGADVIKLEHPVNGDSMRGHGRSKDGVPLWWKEISRNKRTVALDLKSGGEVFRRLAATADVVVENFRPGTLERWGIGPDTLLADNPGLVIVRLTGFGQTGPYASRAGFGTLAEAMSGFAATTGEPDGPPTLPAFGLADSICGIAASSAVMMALRHRDSTGRGQVVDLSILEPIMTAVGPGPTVYQQTGEIAQRHGNRSTNNAPRNTYRTADGGWVAISTSAQRIAERVLELVGHPEVIDEPWFATGAGRAEHVELLDTYVGDWIGARDRETVLAAFTDAGAAIAPVYDARDLVEDPHVRETEMLVEVDDPDLGALLQHNVMWRMSDSPGRIRFTGRSIGQDTDEVLGELGYSADQIDQLKREETVR, from the coding sequence ATGAGCCTCGTGCCGGATCCCATGCCTCTCGACGGACTGCGCGTCGTGGACGCCTCGACGATCCTCGCGGGGCCACTGTGCTGCCAGATCCTCGGCGACTACGGCGCCGACGTGATCAAGCTCGAGCACCCGGTCAACGGCGACAGCATGCGGGGGCACGGCCGCAGCAAGGACGGCGTCCCGCTGTGGTGGAAGGAGATCAGCCGCAACAAGCGGACGGTCGCGCTCGACCTCAAGTCGGGCGGCGAGGTGTTCCGGCGGCTCGCGGCCACCGCGGACGTCGTCGTCGAGAACTTCCGGCCCGGCACCCTCGAGCGCTGGGGCATCGGCCCGGACACGCTGCTCGCCGACAACCCCGGCCTCGTGATCGTCCGGCTCACCGGCTTCGGCCAGACCGGGCCGTACGCCTCGCGTGCCGGGTTCGGCACGCTGGCCGAGGCGATGAGCGGGTTCGCGGCGACCACCGGCGAGCCCGACGGTCCGCCGACCCTGCCGGCGTTCGGCCTCGCCGACAGCATCTGCGGCATCGCGGCCTCGTCGGCGGTGATGATGGCATTGCGGCACCGCGACAGCACCGGCCGCGGCCAGGTGGTCGACCTGAGCATCCTCGAGCCGATCATGACCGCGGTCGGCCCCGGCCCGACCGTCTACCAGCAGACCGGCGAGATCGCGCAGCGCCACGGCAACCGCTCGACGAACAACGCGCCGCGCAACACCTACCGCACCGCCGACGGAGGCTGGGTCGCGATCTCGACCAGCGCACAGCGGATCGCCGAGCGCGTCCTCGAGCTCGTCGGGCACCCCGAGGTGATCGACGAGCCGTGGTTCGCGACGGGCGCCGGCCGGGCCGAGCACGTCGAGCTGCTCGACACGTACGTCGGCGACTGGATCGGCGCGCGCGACCGCGAGACCGTGCTCGCCGCGTTCACCGACGCGGGCGCCGCGATCGCCCCTGTGTACGACGCACGCGACCTGGTCGAGGACCCGCACGTGCGCGAGACCGAGATGCTGGTGGAGGTCGACGACCCCGACCTCGGGGCCCTGCTCCAGCACAACGTGATGTGGCGGATGAGCGACTCCCCCGGGCGCATCCGCTTCACCGGCCGCTCGATCGGCCAGGACACCGACGAGGTGCTGGGCGAGCTCGGCTACTCCGCCGACCAGATCGACCAGCTCAAGCGAGAGGAGACCGTCCGATGA
- a CDS encoding cyclase family protein, translating into MTDALLQVVGSGLEVVDLGRQLRTGMPQSPNHPQFWHTLPRRHGDMVRSDGSSAANDMISTGTHVGTHIDALAHVSYQGSMYGGVDAVASGVGGKYDELGVHTIEPMIRRGVLLDVAGHLGVEHCEGGYEITVDDLEATAKRQGVVVEAGDVVLIRSGWGSKFAEGAPYVGGPSGVPGVGEDGAVWLAEHGVHAAGADTIAFERLAPGGGHALLPAHRVLLVEHGIYIIEALDLEGLAQAGWSEFTLMLVPLNIYGATGSPVRPLAVRPKGAA; encoded by the coding sequence ATGACCGACGCCCTGCTCCAGGTGGTGGGCTCCGGCCTGGAGGTCGTCGACCTCGGCCGTCAGCTGCGGACCGGGATGCCCCAGTCCCCCAACCACCCGCAGTTCTGGCACACCCTCCCCCGGCGTCACGGCGACATGGTGCGCTCGGACGGCAGCAGCGCCGCGAACGACATGATCTCGACCGGCACCCACGTCGGCACCCACATCGACGCGCTCGCCCACGTCTCGTACCAGGGCTCGATGTACGGCGGGGTGGACGCGGTCGCGTCCGGCGTCGGCGGCAAGTACGACGAGCTCGGCGTGCACACGATCGAGCCGATGATCCGGCGCGGCGTGCTGCTCGACGTCGCGGGGCACCTGGGCGTGGAGCACTGCGAGGGCGGGTACGAGATCACCGTCGACGATCTCGAGGCGACCGCGAAGCGCCAGGGTGTGGTCGTCGAGGCCGGCGACGTCGTGCTGATCCGCAGCGGCTGGGGCAGCAAGTTCGCCGAGGGCGCGCCGTACGTCGGCGGCCCGAGCGGCGTCCCCGGCGTCGGCGAGGACGGCGCGGTCTGGCTCGCCGAGCACGGCGTGCACGCCGCGGGCGCGGACACGATCGCGTTCGAGCGGCTCGCCCCCGGCGGCGGCCACGCGCTGCTGCCGGCGCACCGTGTGCTGCTGGTCGAGCACGGGATCTACATCATCGAGGCGCTCGACCTCGAGGGGCTCGCGCAGGCGGGCTGGAGCGAGTTCACGCTGATGCTCGTCCCGTTGAACATCTACGGCGCCACCGGCTCGCCGGTCCGCCCGCTGGCGGTCCGTCCGAAGGGCGCGGCGTGA
- a CDS encoding TetR family transcriptional regulator, whose protein sequence is MQANDEVVPRRTQKERTRQALLDAALELTADHGFAGVSLRQVARDAGVVPTAFYRHFASMDDLGLALVEQTFTTLREMARDARSDPANYDDIINVSASVIVTHVRAHRSHFAFIARERFGGVPAVRRRIRAELRLFVSELAVDLRTLPYISAWESQDVQMAARLFVSIMVSTAEQVIETPEARDDLLEEIEEDTRRQMRLIVLGFASWHPPH, encoded by the coding sequence GTGCAGGCGAACGACGAGGTGGTTCCGCGCCGCACCCAGAAGGAGCGCACCCGCCAGGCGCTGCTCGACGCGGCGCTCGAGCTGACCGCGGACCACGGATTCGCCGGCGTGAGCCTCCGCCAGGTCGCGCGCGACGCCGGCGTGGTGCCGACCGCCTTCTACCGCCACTTCGCCTCGATGGACGACCTCGGGCTCGCTCTCGTCGAGCAGACCTTCACGACGCTGCGGGAGATGGCGCGGGACGCGCGCTCCGACCCGGCCAACTACGACGACATCATCAACGTCTCGGCGTCGGTAATCGTGACCCACGTCCGGGCGCACCGGTCGCACTTCGCGTTCATCGCGCGGGAGCGGTTCGGGGGCGTGCCGGCGGTACGGCGCCGGATCCGCGCCGAGCTGCGGTTGTTCGTCTCCGAGCTCGCCGTCGACCTGCGGACCCTTCCGTACATCTCGGCGTGGGAGTCGCAGGACGTCCAGATGGCCGCACGGCTCTTCGTCAGCATCATGGTCTCGACCGCCGAGCAGGTGATCGAGACACCCGAGGCCCGCGACGACCTGCTGGAGGAGATCGAGGAGGACACCCGCCGGCAGATGCGCCTGATCGTCCTCGGCTTCGCCTCCTGGCACCCTCCGCACTGA
- a CDS encoding NUDIX domain-containing protein has product MAHSLVPAAYVLLLRGHPGAEEVLLHLRQNTGYRDGHWALVAGHVEAGETAREAAVREAAEEAGVVVDPVDLEPITVVHRIEVGGPPVEQRVDFFFATRRWSGAPSIREPQKAAEQRWFSVRALPEPGVPQERLVLDAYVRGRLQPLLETTEH; this is encoded by the coding sequence ATGGCGCACTCGCTGGTCCCCGCCGCGTACGTCCTGCTCCTGCGGGGGCACCCGGGCGCGGAGGAGGTGCTCCTCCACCTCCGGCAGAACACCGGGTATCGCGACGGCCACTGGGCGCTGGTCGCCGGCCACGTCGAGGCCGGCGAGACCGCGCGCGAGGCGGCCGTGCGCGAGGCCGCGGAGGAGGCCGGTGTCGTCGTCGACCCGGTCGATCTCGAGCCGATCACCGTCGTGCACCGGATCGAGGTCGGAGGCCCGCCGGTCGAGCAGCGGGTCGACTTCTTCTTCGCCACGCGCCGCTGGTCCGGCGCGCCGTCGATCCGCGAACCGCAGAAGGCCGCCGAGCAGCGCTGGTTCTCGGTGCGCGCGCTCCCCGAACCGGGCGTCCCGCAGGAACGTCTCGTGCTCGACGCCTACGTGCGCGGCAGGCTGCAACCGCTGCTGGAGACCACCGAGCACTGA
- the miaA gene encoding tRNA (adenosine(37)-N6)-dimethylallyltransferase MiaA, giving the protein MADGRAGGVGDTGVIAVVGPTAAGKSDLAVALARRIGGEVVNVDAYQIYRGMDVGTAKMPEAERAGVPHHLLDVLDVSAPATVAEFQEWARAAVDDITVRGAVPVLVGGSALYVRAVVDRFEFPGTDPTVRARLQADLDALGPEAMHERLRAVDPAAAETILASNGRRIVRALEVVEITGRPFAASLPGHDAYYDGLRLIGLDVPRDVLDQRIASRVDRMWEAGLVDEVRGLLPAGLADAPTASRALGYAQVLAHLAGECSEDDARDATVRGTRKFARRQDAWFRKDARIVWLPYDAPDLVDRAVAAVAG; this is encoded by the coding sequence GTGGCGGACGGGCGAGCAGGTGGAGTCGGCGACACCGGCGTGATCGCCGTCGTCGGCCCGACCGCCGCCGGGAAGTCCGACCTCGCGGTCGCGCTCGCGCGGCGGATCGGCGGCGAGGTCGTCAACGTCGACGCGTACCAGATCTACCGCGGGATGGACGTCGGCACCGCGAAGATGCCGGAGGCCGAGCGTGCCGGGGTTCCGCACCACCTGCTGGACGTGCTCGACGTGTCGGCGCCGGCGACGGTGGCGGAGTTCCAGGAGTGGGCACGGGCCGCGGTCGACGACATCACGGTGCGTGGCGCGGTGCCGGTCCTCGTCGGCGGCTCGGCGCTGTACGTCCGCGCCGTGGTCGACCGGTTCGAGTTCCCCGGGACCGACCCGACCGTACGGGCGCGTCTGCAGGCCGACCTGGACGCGCTGGGCCCGGAGGCGATGCACGAACGGCTGCGCGCAGTCGACCCGGCGGCGGCGGAGACGATCCTGGCGAGCAACGGGCGCCGCATCGTCCGGGCGCTCGAGGTCGTCGAGATCACCGGGCGGCCGTTCGCAGCCAGCCTGCCGGGACACGATGCGTACTACGACGGCCTGCGGCTGATCGGGCTCGACGTGCCGCGCGACGTCCTCGACCAGCGGATCGCGTCCCGGGTCGACCGGATGTGGGAGGCGGGTCTGGTCGACGAGGTCCGCGGCCTGCTGCCGGCCGGGTTGGCGGACGCGCCGACGGCGTCGCGGGCGCTCGGGTACGCGCAGGTGCTCGCTCACCTCGCGGGGGAGTGCAGCGAGGACGACGCGCGCGACGCCACCGTGCGGGGGACGCGGAAGTTCGCACGGCGACAGGACGCGTGGTTCCGCAAGGACGCCCGGATCGTCTGGCTCCCGTACGACGCGCCGGACCTCGTCGACCGCGCGGTGGCGGCAGTCGCCGGCTGA
- a CDS encoding class I SAM-dependent methyltransferase, whose translation MSDSAVDRLFDSILGAFDVLTIALGDRLGLYDVLHAHGPITAPALAEHAGIDPRYAREWVEQQCVAGWVGVDDPGAAADERRYSLTPDAAETLRDRDSEDYLAAITQIVAAAAAQLPALAEAYRTGGGVPWAQYGPAMRRGQADGNRPLYLGSMTRAWLPSLPELHERLRAGTRVADIGCGDGWGSIAIARAYPDVTVDGYDVDPDSIAAAQANARDSGVADRATFHQVDATRPPQVQEYGLVTAFECIHDLPDPVSVLAGMRGMAQPDGWVLVMDERVPDAFTGPGDDVERLMYGYSTLICLPDAMAHRPTRATGTVMRLDVLRRYAQEAGFVDVEVLPIEHDVFRLYRLLS comes from the coding sequence GTGTCCGACAGCGCCGTCGACCGGCTCTTCGACTCGATCCTGGGCGCGTTCGACGTCCTGACGATCGCGCTCGGTGACCGCCTCGGGCTGTACGACGTGCTGCACGCGCACGGGCCGATCACGGCCCCGGCGCTCGCCGAGCACGCCGGGATCGACCCGCGCTACGCCCGCGAGTGGGTCGAGCAGCAGTGCGTGGCGGGCTGGGTGGGCGTGGACGACCCGGGTGCGGCAGCCGACGAGCGCCGCTACTCGCTCACGCCCGACGCGGCCGAGACCCTGCGCGACCGCGACTCGGAGGACTACCTGGCGGCGATCACCCAGATCGTCGCCGCCGCGGCCGCGCAGCTGCCGGCACTCGCCGAGGCGTACCGCACGGGCGGAGGCGTGCCGTGGGCGCAGTACGGTCCCGCGATGCGCCGGGGCCAGGCCGACGGCAACCGGCCGCTGTACCTCGGCTCGATGACCCGCGCGTGGCTGCCGTCGCTGCCGGAGCTGCACGAGCGGCTGCGGGCCGGGACGCGCGTCGCGGACATCGGCTGCGGCGACGGCTGGGGCTCGATCGCGATCGCCCGGGCGTACCCGGACGTGACCGTCGACGGTTACGACGTCGACCCCGACTCGATCGCCGCAGCCCAGGCGAACGCCCGGGACTCCGGCGTCGCGGACCGGGCCACGTTCCACCAGGTCGACGCCACGCGGCCACCGCAGGTCCAGGAGTACGGGTTGGTGACCGCGTTCGAGTGCATCCACGACCTGCCCGATCCGGTGTCCGTGCTGGCGGGGATGCGCGGGATGGCGCAGCCCGACGGGTGGGTGCTCGTGATGGACGAGCGGGTTCCCGATGCGTTCACCGGACCGGGCGACGACGTCGAGCGACTGATGTACGGGTACTCGACGCTGATCTGCTTGCCGGATGCGATGGCGCACCGCCCGACCCGCGCGACCGGGACGGTGATGCGGCTGGACGTCCTGCGCAGGTACGCGCAGGAAGCCGGGTTCGTCGACGTCGAGGTGCTGCCGATCGAGCACGACGTGTTCCGGCTGTACCGGCTGCTGTCCTGA
- a CDS encoding antitoxin has translation MSRFDEYLGKAKVTAKDLRSKAGTMVNQNEAKIDGVMEKAKAKAKDVTKGKYDAKIDKAHDAARSGVRKIGEGGSGGEPPTSPPSGPAGPSGPGAR, from the coding sequence ATGAGCAGGTTCGACGAGTACCTCGGCAAGGCCAAGGTCACCGCGAAGGATCTCCGCAGCAAGGCGGGGACGATGGTGAACCAGAACGAGGCCAAGATCGACGGCGTCATGGAGAAGGCGAAGGCCAAGGCCAAGGACGTCACCAAGGGCAAGTACGACGCCAAGATCGACAAGGCGCACGACGCCGCACGCAGCGGTGTGCGCAAGATCGGCGAGGGTGGCTCGGGCGGCGAGCCCCCGACCTCACCGCCGTCCGGCCCCGCCGGTCCGTCCGGGCCCGGCGCACGCTGA
- a CDS encoding glycoside hydrolase family 5 protein, with protein sequence MRVRSALVAALSGVALTAGVVATTAPVSASPTASASASTAFDLRSGHGAYRTRTAFPTQTVTDDAGNAVLADRRGRTVQLRGTNLGKFDDITRADVRAMGAAGFTLLRLPIQWSKVEPTQGHYDKAYLKHVESVLDWADDEGILVLVDWHQDVYGPAFGFNGIPEWATRTDGIDFERLPGDDWFANYFHPAVQAAFKHLFSDTDLQQAQVRTWTHLAKRLSGHPALLGYDLFNEPMGQMGFEDLDDPMAMVQKSAAFETDELPAMYDRLISGIRSVDSRSWLFVEPTVLVGEGVPTALPGFDDPRRGDDRIGYAPHAYSTAVEAGGDWDTSSGFVEAYEAAITAYPRSEQMPVIVGEWGPIGAGASYPGNVELVEQQARSFESFASGWAIWYGCVSPNGGAYCVFADDEGRLDPGRAGAWTPYAVRLAGVRQTESVADGTYAVTFDPQRGLGASQIVVPSGFGDDVAVTVEQKGRRALAVTKVSRPTRAGARTVDVVLLSRGDAPVTVTLRAR encoded by the coding sequence ATGCGCGTGCGCTCCGCGCTCGTCGCCGCGCTGTCCGGCGTGGCGCTGACCGCCGGTGTGGTGGCCACCACCGCGCCGGTCTCGGCATCACCGACCGCCAGCGCGTCGGCGAGCACCGCGTTCGACCTGCGCTCGGGCCACGGTGCCTACCGCACCCGGACGGCCTTCCCGACGCAGACCGTCACCGACGACGCCGGCAACGCCGTCCTCGCCGACCGGCGCGGGCGCACCGTCCAGCTCCGCGGCACCAACCTCGGCAAGTTCGACGACATCACCCGCGCCGACGTACGCGCGATGGGTGCCGCCGGCTTCACGCTGCTGCGCCTGCCGATCCAGTGGAGCAAGGTCGAGCCGACGCAGGGGCACTACGACAAGGCGTACCTCAAGCACGTCGAGAGCGTCCTCGACTGGGCCGACGACGAGGGCATCCTCGTGCTGGTCGACTGGCACCAGGACGTGTACGGCCCGGCCTTCGGCTTCAACGGCATCCCCGAGTGGGCGACCCGCACCGACGGGATCGACTTCGAGCGGCTGCCGGGCGACGACTGGTTCGCGAACTACTTCCACCCCGCCGTCCAGGCCGCGTTCAAGCACCTGTTCAGCGACACCGACCTGCAGCAGGCGCAGGTGCGCACCTGGACCCACCTCGCCAAGCGGCTGTCCGGGCACCCGGCGCTGCTCGGCTACGACCTCTTCAACGAGCCGATGGGCCAGATGGGATTCGAGGACCTCGACGACCCGATGGCGATGGTGCAGAAGTCCGCGGCGTTCGAGACCGACGAGCTCCCGGCGATGTACGACCGGCTGATCTCCGGGATCCGCTCGGTCGACTCCCGCTCGTGGCTGTTCGTCGAGCCGACCGTGCTCGTCGGTGAGGGCGTCCCGACGGCCCTTCCCGGGTTCGACGACCCGCGCCGCGGCGACGACCGGATCGGCTACGCGCCGCACGCGTACTCGACCGCGGTCGAGGCCGGCGGCGACTGGGACACCTCCAGCGGGTTCGTCGAGGCGTACGAGGCGGCCATCACCGCGTACCCGCGCAGCGAGCAGATGCCCGTGATCGTCGGCGAGTGGGGCCCGATCGGCGCCGGAGCGTCGTACCCGGGCAACGTGGAGCTGGTCGAGCAGCAGGCACGCAGCTTCGAGAGCTTCGCATCCGGGTGGGCGATCTGGTACGGCTGCGTCTCGCCCAACGGCGGCGCGTACTGCGTCTTCGCCGACGACGAGGGGCGACTCGATCCCGGCCGCGCCGGGGCGTGGACCCCGTACGCCGTGCGGCTGGCCGGCGTACGGCAGACCGAGTCCGTCGCCGACGGCACCTACGCGGTGACGTTCGACCCACAGCGCGGTCTCGGCGCGAGCCAGATCGTGGTGCCGTCCGGGTTCGGCGACGACGTGGCGGTGACCGTGGAGCAGAAGGGTCGACGGGCGCTCGCGGTCACGAAGGTCTCGCGACCGACCCGCGCCGGCGCCCGTACGGTCGACGTCGTGCTCCTCTCGCGCGGTGACGCCCCGGTCACCGTCACGCTCCGCGCCCGCTGA